The proteins below are encoded in one region of Penicillium psychrofluorescens genome assembly, chromosome: 4:
- a CDS encoding uncharacterized protein (ID:PFLUO_006590-T1.cds;~source:funannotate), translated as MPSALNQSYSSPLSLKVIGHNAGTSMDGVDLVYVHFTQDSPTTPLKTQLLHYGEYTMPKKLKARVMRVIKENTTTPEELAIINIQLGEVITDAVNWFAQKNGFNVATDVDLIGGQGQTIWHLPLPELFEGNQSRAHLDMAEIAIIAASTGVTSLGNFRVSDMALGRQGCPLFAALDSLLLSHPTLNRAVQNIGGIANFSILPRGAAEECYDFDTGPGNVFIDAAVRYFTGGQQEYDKNGAMGQKGKVDQSVVDKVLQGPYFVHDIPKTTGRETFGDRMAEDICDEMLARGATPEDCVATISRITAKSLADAYERWGPPGGVDEIYMGGGGSNNPNIINYLKQRLPNTRIVPISEIGIPIGAKEALGFALLTLECFVGRPMIVPKRTESDRPGLVGQIQPGKNMHRIRQHVARFWGDFPEEHVKCTTEMILLPSQCNT; from the exons ATGCCTTCCGCTTTGAACCAGTCCTACAGCAGCCCACT TTCTCTCAAGGTCATTGGCCACAATGCGGGAACATCCATGGACGGGGTCGACCTCGTTTATGTCCACTTCACCCAGGATAGCCCGACAACGCCGTTAAAGACACAGCTCCTGCACTATGGAGAATACACGATGCCTAAAAAACTCAAGGCAAGAGTCATGAGGGTCATTAAGGAGAACACCACGACGCCCGAGGAAttggccatcatcaacatccagcTGGGGGAGGTCATTACCGACGCCGTCAATTGGTTTGCGCAGAAGAACGGTTTCAACGTGGCAACGGACGTCGACCTGATCGGTGGCCAGGGTCAGACTATTTGGCACCTACCGCTGCCGGAGCTCTTTGAGGGCAACCAAAGCCGGGCACATCTCGACATGGCTGAgattgccatcatcgccgctAGCACTGGCGTCACCTCACTTGGCAACTTTCGAGTGTCAGACATGGCTCTCGGCCGGCAAGGCTGCCCGTTATTTGCGGCTCTCGATTCCCTTCTACTGAGCCACCCGACGCTCAACCGCGCTGTGCAGAACATCGGCGGCATCGCAAACTTTTCGATCTTACCCCGAGGCGCTGCCGAGGAGTGTTACGACTTCGATACCGGACCAGGCAACGTCTTCATCGACGCGGCCGTGCGGTACTTCACCGGCGGCCAGCAGGAATATGACAAGAATGGTGCCATGGGCCAAAAGGGCAAGGTTGACCAGTCTGTTGTAGATAAAGTGCTCCAGGGGCCGTACTTCGTGCATGATATACCCAAGACTACTGGCCGAGAGACGTTTGGTGATCGGATGGCGGAAGATATCTGCGATGAGATGCTGGCCC GCGGAGCTACCCCAGAGGACTGTGTCGCCACCATAAGTCGCATCACAGCCAAGTCCCTGGCCGACGCCTACGAACGCTGGGGTCCACCAGGAGGTGTAGACGAGATCTAcatgggcggcggtggatcTAACAACCCTAACATTATCAACTACCTCAAGCAGCGCTTGCCCAACACTCGCATCGTCCCCATATCCGAGATTGGGATCCCTATTGGCGCAAAAGAAGCTCTCGGCTTTGCACTACTGACGCTCGAGTGCTTCGTCGGACGACCCATGATTGTGCCCAAGAGGACCGAATCGGACCGTCCAGGGTTGGTGGGCCAGATACAGCCGGGCAAGAATATGCATCGCATCCGACAGCATGTTGCTCGG TTTTGGGGAGATTTTCCTGAGGAGCATGTGAAATGCACAACAGAGATGATTCTTCTCCCTTCTCAGTGCAACACGTAA
- a CDS encoding uncharacterized protein (ID:PFLUO_006591-T1.cds;~source:funannotate), translating to MAIFPLTKYTTHMGVSGLKLNILVAGIAACAFWLFGYDMSIMGGLITEKSFLTVFPEMNNANVQGIVIASFELGALVGALACLDIGDRLGRRLTVWFGMLFMLIGGTLQTSAWAISQLVVGRVISGIGVGLQVATVPSWQSECAKAHSRGRWVMIEGGLQTFGVACGQLVSYGFFFVKGQAQWRTPVGIQLIPALIVFIFINFLPESPRWLIKHGKIEEGTYNLSKLRGLPANHPDLVFEREAIVASFEAQVELAPFSYREMLDMGKTKTFHRVAIGVFMQAAQQISGINLVSTYANKILQESFGLGASTSHLIAAMGGLEYALCSLLSVLLIEGLGRRRAFLWTTIGMACCFAVIAGLQSTDSRTCQLVAAGFLFLFNTFFGLAWVGGPFLYSAEIAPLRCRAQANALASASNWLFCFVVVMIIPPAFQNIGWKTYIIFAILNACFVPIIYFFLVETRKRSLEELDVIFAAGGNPVKKEKTMPYNIPIEEARRILGLSESTSIAEVLDHDAKISD from the exons atggccatcttcccATTGACCAAATACACAACCCACATGGGCGTGTCGGGTCTGAAGCTCAACATTCTCGTTGCCGGCATTGCAGCATGTGCATTTTGGCTTTTCGGCTACGACATGAGCATCATG GGCGGTCTCATTACTGAGAAAAGCTTCCTAACTGTTTTTCCCGAGATGAACAACGCCAATGTCCAGGGCATCGTGATCGCCTCTTTTGAACTCGGTGCTCTTGTCGGTGCCCTCGCCTGCTTGGACATTGGCGACCGCCTCGGTCGTCGTCTGACCGTTTGGTTTGGCATGCTCTTCATGCTCATCGGCGGCACGTTACAGACTAGTGCCTGGGCTATATCTCAGCTGGTAGTGGGCCGCGTCATCAGCGGCATCGGCGTCGGCTTACAGGTCGCCACGGTGCCGTCATGGCAGTCTGAGTGTGCAAAAGCGCATAGTCGCGGGCGTTGGG TCATGATTGAGGGTGGCTTACAGACATTCGGTGTTGCTTGTGGTCAGCTCGTCAGCtatggcttcttctttgttaAGGGTCAAGCGCAATGGCGGACGCCCGTgggcatccagctcatcccgGCGTTGATCGTCTTTATATTTATCAATTTTCTTCCTGAGTCACCCCGTTGGCTGATCAAACACGGCAAAATTGAAGAG GGCACATACAACCTGTCAAAGCTTCGCGGCCTGCCTGCGAACCACCCAGACCTAGTGTTTGAACGTGAGGCAATCGTCGCCTCGTTCGAAGCGCAGGTTGAACTCGCTCCGTTCTCCTACAGAGAAATGCTGGACATGGGAAAGACCAAGACGTTCCACCGTGTCGCCATTGGAGTCTTCATGCAAGCGGCGCAGCAAATATCTGGAATCAACTTGGTCTCGACGTACGCCAACAAGATTCTGCAGGAGTCGTTCGGCCTGGGCGCCAGCACATCGCATCTCATCGCTGCCATGGGCGGTTTGGAGTATGCTCTATGCTCGCTTCTATCCGTGTTGCTCATAGAAGGCCTCGGGCGTCGTCGGGCCTTTCTGTGGACTACGATTGGCATGGCCTGCTGCTTTGCCGTCATTGCTGGGCTTCAAAGCACAGATTCGCGCACCTGCCAACTGGTCGCTGCTGGGTTTCTGTTTCTCTTCAATACATTCTTTGGTCTCGCCTGGGTTGGAGGGCCGTTTTTGTACAGCGCCGAGATTGCGCCCCTGCGATGCCGCGCGCAGGCTAATGCATTGGCGAGCGCTAGCAACTGGTTGTTCTGCTTTGTGGTGGTCATGATTATCCCACCCGCTTTCCAGAATATCGGCTGGAAGACG TACATCATTTTTGCCATTTTGAATGCCTGCTTCGTACCCATCATCTACTTTTTCCTAGTTGAaaccagaaaaagaagtctCGAAGAGCTT GACGTCATCTTCGCTGCGGGTGGGAACCCGGtcaaaaaggaaaagacaaTGCCGTACAACATACCTATTGAGGAGGCTCGGAGGATACTTGGGCTTTCTGAGAGTACTAGTATCGCTGAAGTACTAGATCACGACGCGAAGATATCAGATTGA
- a CDS encoding uncharacterized protein (ID:PFLUO_006592-T1.cds;~source:funannotate) encodes MSTTFVDETQEVSDLYQVIRVSDEASSVPSDQHPSPRPALSGHAAPITDPTDAFFLWRYVDFIGPRFDMFDDAPRYFSTVVPQLALNDKLVLLACVAVAARQYSLVNEQQQHNHEQALTYYNAAINLLSKRLQDSGPDPAVFASCLLVAHCEMIESKATDWGLHLKGTGDLLKMHGWHGTSGGLAQASFWIYCRMIILASLCAGKPIALEPKEWIPMGVFPDPATWTLESWQKKVVFLLGTVHDFWSRTLDDIDERAVQLHAARWTELEAELVRHQSQAPAVCSPLSILPPNGEDNPFQPVRYLNGPVSAAWQMLHTAFLILTICTPCSQASRLEVLSRPDVTHQAQTYARQIVANSLANRCSIAWANAVQLLTMAGQCLVVEPERNACVRILQEIQQQTGWNTRESVDRLGAAWENSWKYESMGRHSAVRQVDGGKLLYHIWLGPVIRISPDEVRIDDPNLFDQVSKQTNDRAEKPLRVAEAFGPFPAVYLPVSTGSSTVYKEGNIIDRALAIGTQSHDLHRLRRSALNPFFFKKSVTDLVPVMWQPIELLRERLHGAAQAGGMLNMKCIYAAVILDIINAADCFAHEPHNVRQADFSRKGRDD; translated from the exons ATGTCAA CGACCTTTGTGGATGAAACGCAAGAGGTCTCCGACCTATACCAGGTCATAAGAGTGAGCGATGAGGCCTCGAGCGTCCCATCAGACCAGCACCCGTCGCCACGGCCTGCACTATCCGGCCACGCTGCCCCCATCACGGACCCCACTGATGCTTTTTTCCTCTGGCGATACGTCGACTTCATCGGCCCACGCTTCGACATGTTCGACGATGCACCGCGATATTTCTCAACCGTCGTGCCGCAACTCGCTCTAAACGACAAGCTTGTCCTGCTGGCCTGTGTCGCCGTTGCCGCCCGCCAGTACTCCCTCGTCAAtgaacagcagcaacacaATCACGAGCAGGCTTTGACATACTACAACGCGGCTATCAACCTGCTGTCCAAGCGGCTACAGGATAGTGGGCCAGACCCTGCGGTATTTGCGAGCTGTCTGCTTGTCGCTCACTGTGAGATGATCGAGAGCAAGGCCACGGATTGGGGCCTGCACCTCAAGGGGACGGGAGATCTTCTCAAGATGCATGGTTGGCATGGGACGAGCGGCGGTTTGGCCCAGGCT TCATTCTGGATTTACTGCAGGATGATTATCCTTGCCTCTCTCTGTGCCGGCAAGCCGATAGCGTTAGAACCTAAAGAATGGATCCCTATGGGCGTATTCCCTGATCCGGCCACATGGACGCTCGAATCATGGCAGAAAAAGgtcgtctttcttctcgggaCGGTTCACGATTTCTGGAGTCGCACGCTCGATGACATCGACGAACGCGCTGTGCAACTTCACGCCGCCCGATGGACAGAGCTTGAAGCTGAGCTGGTGCGCCACCAGAGCCAAGCGCCAGCTGTGTGCTCACCTCTCAGTATTCTACCTCCGAATGGAGAGGACAATCCCTTCCAGCCTGTGCGTTACTTGAACGGTCCCGTGTCCGCAGCATGGCAAATGCTGCATACTGCGTTTCTCATTCTCACCATTTGCACGCCTTGCTCGCAGGCGAGTCGCCTCGAAGTGCTCTCCCGCCCCGACGTGACTCACCAAGCACAGACCTACGCACGCCAGATTGTCGCCAACTCGCTGGCGAATCGATGCTCCATCGCATGGGCGAATGCCGTCCAACTCCTGACCATGGCGGGTCAGTGTCTCGTGGTAGAGCCGGAGCGGAATGCATGCGTCCGCATTCTGCAAGAGATTCAGCAACAAACGGGCTGGAACACACGGGAAAGCGTCGATAGACTTGGCGCAGCGTGGGAGAATAGTTGGAAGTATGAGTCCATGGGAAGGCATTCGGCGGTCAGACAAGTCGATGGTGGGAAGCTGCTGTATCATATTTGGCTTG GTCCAGTCATCCGCATCAGCCCCGATGAAGTGCGTATCGATGATCCCAATCTCTTCGATCAGGTCTCCAAGCAGACCAATGACCGCGCAGAGAAGCCACTGCGCGTCGCGGAGGCCTTTGGGCCCTTCCCTGCGGTATATCTCCCCGTCTCCACCGGGTCCTCCACCGTCTACAAGGAAGGAAATATCATTGACAGAGCTCTAGCTATTGGTACTCAATCGCATGATCTACACCGTCTGCGACGTAGTGCCCTGAaccctttctttttcaagAAATCCGTCACCGACCTCGTCCCAGTCATGTGGCAGCCAATTGAGCTTCTGCGAGAGCGTCTGCACGGCGCAGCTCAGGCAGGTGGCATGCTGAATATGAAGTGCATCTACGCCGCGGTGATTCTAGATatcatcaacgccgccgACTGCTTTGCCCATGAGCCCCACAACGTGCGCCAGGCCGATTTCAGTCGTAAGGGTAGAGATGACTAG
- a CDS encoding uncharacterized protein (ID:PFLUO_006593-T1.cds;~source:funannotate): MPNFHSPFGTHKPFSSITRDVQSTMNEPTPSPSPATAPKASPPPKHPPTPTAGTKRKRSAPSKYYAVKAGFSPGIYFGWQDCLAQITGYKGAIFKAFPTHEEATAFIKGKSLPSAPGASSNGGPPRFYGIQRGRVPGVYTDWATAQEQIRGFTRPRYRKFPTREEAEAFVKEGQEQRRAPVGFGEPSKLPGGAGIIDGTPKDADGAEYPAGDGPLPQGAEDGFDPNVLLDPATGKVVYKTAAQKAVTKTQSAGIPGMLRIYTDGSSLRNGTPLASAGVGVYFGPGDSSRNVSEPLKGSRQTNQRAELTAILRAIDIAPRHRDVTIITDSRYAIDCVTVWFINWRRNNWMTKDRKPVENKDLVESILVKIEERTELKVKTLFEWVKGHNKHPGNEAADQLAVQGAQEGVSAKAEAREANRDIPDEVFEEDF, encoded by the exons ATGCCCAACTTTCACTCCCCCTTCGGCACCCACAAACCTTTCTCGAGCATCACTCGCGACGTTCAATCCACCATGAACGAACCTACACCCTCACCCAGCCCGGCTACCGCGCCAAAAGCCTCACCCCCTCCAAAACATCCTCCCACGCCTACCGCCGGTACCAAGCGCAAACGCAGCGCCCCTAGCAAATACTATGCAGTCAAGGCAGGGTTCAGTCCAGGTATTTACTTTGGATGGCAAGACTGCCTGGCTCAAATAACGGGGTACAAGGGCGCAATTT TCAAAGCTTTCCCCACACACGAAGAAGCCACCGCATTTATCAAGGGCAAGAGCCTGCCCTCCGCTCCCGGAGCTAGCTCAAACGGCGGACCACCCAGGTTCTACGGGATACAACGAGGTCGCGTACCAGGGGTGTACACGGATTGGGCAACGGCACAAGAGCAAATTCGCGGGTTCACACGGCCACGGTATCGGAAGTTTCCCACTCgggaagaggcggaggcgTTCGTGAAGGAAGGACAAGAGCAGCGGCGTGCACCTGTTGGGTTTGGCGAGCCTTCGAAACTTCCTGGCGGTGCGGGTATCATAGATGGGACCCCGAAAGATGCGGACGGTGCCGAATATCCAGCTGGCGACGGCCCTTTGCCACAGGGGGCGGAGGACGGCTTTGATCCTAATGTGTTATTGGATCCGGCGACAGGCAAGGTGGTTTACAAAACGGCGGCTCAGAAGGCCGTTACAAAGACACAATCTGCAGGGATCCCAGGAATGTTACGGATATACACAGACGGAAGTTCGTTGCGAAATGGAACACCGTTGGCGTCGGCAGGGGTGGGCGTATATTTTGGGCCCGGGGACTCAAG CAGAAACGTTTCGGAGCCATTGAAGGGCAGTCGCCAGACGAACCAGCGTGCGGAGCTGACGGCGATTCTGCGGGCGATTGATATTGCACCCCGCCATCGCGAtgtcaccatcatcacggACAGCCGGTATGCGATTGACTGCGTGACGGTATGGTTTATCAACTGGCGCCGCAACAATTGGATGACCAAGGACCGTAAGCCGGTGGAAAACAAGGACCTGGTCGAGTCGATCCTGgtcaagatcgaggagcGCACCGAACTGAAGGTCAAGACGCTGTTTGAATGGGTCAAAGGCCATAACAAACATCCCGGCAATGAGGCAGCCGATCAGCTAGCGGTCCAAGGAGCCCAAGAGGGCGTGTCAGCCAAGGCAGAGGCGCGAGAAGCTAATCGTGATATTCCGGACGAGGTGTTTGAGGAGGATTTTTAG
- a CDS encoding uncharacterized protein (ID:PFLUO_006594-T1.cds;~source:funannotate): MPTLSLINFNIVCATLGGFISLFGLVSYLCKERFYLSEALISLLAGVAFSPHAANFIRPEDYALHSAANLDAITLHFTRLVLGVQLVLAGVQLPKRYLQIEWKSLSLLLGPGMAAMWMCSTLIIFAMVPNIQFLHAMIVGACVTPTDPVLSNSIVKGKFADKHVPRPLQRIIIAESGANDGLGYPFLFLGIYLMKYIGMGGEGYSGGAGKAIGLWVYETWVYTILLSVAYGVVVGWLSRKLLHWAEEKRYVDRESFLVFALALALFIVGTCGLIGTDDLLACFVAGNVFTQDDWFRLETMDDSLQPTIDMLLNLSVFMWFGAVCPWTLFLKNDIIPIYRLIFLGVLILLVRRLPIIFAMHKYIHQIEHMQQAAFVGFFGPIGVGAIFYLSICREFLMEITVDGHIREDAEKLSETVKVVVWFLVICSIVVHGLSVPLGKAGYHLPRTISSAISTSIDEPEAVPIDNPRHTHSTATPRLDSAEPSRRSRKRENDREEPPRPPPFQVGRSVIPSHSPSSQVRFGVGQEGEPERPVHLVIREPEGGVSNGQHERSTPDA, translated from the exons ATGCCGACTCTCTCACtcatcaacttcaacattGTCTGCGCGACGCTAGGAGGCTTTATCTCCCTCTTTGGGCTGGTCTCCTACTTATGCAAGGAGCGCTTTTACCTTTCCGAAGCCC TGATCTCCCTGCTTGCAGGCGTAGCCTTCTCCCCCCACGCAGCCAACTTCATCCGACCCGAAGACTACGCTCTTCACTCAGCGGCGAATCTCGACGCCATCACCTTACACTTCACCCGCCTTGTCCTGGGCGTGCAGCTAGTCCTTGCGGGTGTGCAACTCCCCAAGCGTTATCTCCAGATAGAATGGAAGAGCTTGTCCTTACTCTTGGGGCCGGGCATGGCAGCCATGTGGATGTGCAGCACCCTGATCATTTTCGCCATGGTTCCGAATATCCAATTTCTGCATGCCATGATAGTGGGTGCGTGCGTGACGCCCACCGACCCCGTGCTGTCCAATTCGATTGTCAAGGGCAAGTTTGCCGATAAGCATGTCCCGCGTCCGCTGCAGAggatcatcatcgccgagTCCGGGGCTAATGATGGACTTGGATATCCGTTCCTGTTCTTGGGGATTTACTTGATGAAGTATATCGGAATGGGAGGGGAAGGATATAGCGGGGGTGCTGGGAAGGCGATTGGGCTGTGGGTTTATGAGACGTGGGTCTATACGATTCTGCTCAGTGTCGCGTATGGCGTCGTGGTGGGATGGCTTTCGAGGAAGCTTCTCCACTGGGCGGAGGAGAAACGATATGTGGATCGGGAAAGCTTCCTGGTCttcgctctcgctctcgca TTATTTATCGTGGGAACCTGCGGTCTGATTGGAACAGATGACCTTCTAGCATGCTTCGTCGCCGGAAATGTTTTTACCCAGGA TGACTGGTTTCGCCTGGAGACAATGGACGACTCGCTGCAACCGACCATCGACATGCTGCTCAACCTCTCGGTCTTCATGTGGTTTGGCGCTGTGTGTCCGTGGACTCTCTTCTTGAAAAACGACATCATCCCAATCTATCGGCTCATCTTCCTGGGTGTTCTGATTCTCCTTGTGCGCCGGCTCCCAATCATTTTCGCCATGCACAAATACATCCATCAGATCGAACATATGCAACAAGCCGCGTTTGTCGGGTTCTTTGGTCCTATCGGCGTTGGGGCCATCTTCTATTTGTCTATCTGTCGAGAATTCCTGATGGAGATTACGGTTGACGGACACATCCGAGAAGACGCAGAGAAGCTCTCCGAGACGGTAAAGGTAGTGGTCTGGTTCCTGGTCATTTGCAGCATTGTTGTGCATGGCCTCTCAGTCCCGCTTGGAAAAGCCGGATACCATCTCCCCAGGACAATCTCCAGTGCGATCAGCACCAGCATAGATGAGCCAGAGGCAGTGCCCATCGACAACCCTCGACACACGCACAGCACGGCGACTCCACGGCTTGACAGTGCAGAGCCGAGCCGTCGGAGTCGTAAGCGCGAGAACGACCGGGAAGAGCCTCCGCGGCCGCCTCCTTTCCAGGTCGGTCGGTCAGTCATTCCTTCTCATTCGCCGTCGAGCCAGGTTCGATTTGGTGTCGGTCAGGAGGGTGAACCGGAACGGCCTGTTCATTTGGTCATCCGGGAGCCTGAGGGCGGCGTGTCTAATGGACAGCATGAGCGATCTACGCCTGATGCTTGA